Proteins encoded in a region of the Pelmatolapia mariae isolate MD_Pm_ZW linkage group LG16_19, Pm_UMD_F_2, whole genome shotgun sequence genome:
- the ppp2r5ca gene encoding serine/threonine-protein phosphatase 2A 56 kDa regulatory subunit gamma isoform isoform X1 has protein sequence MVFEWSVVEASLLVYTSRRVLTRSLLTVCGHTFTADTGDSHVSMPHKSKKEKDSSKSGRSKKSGSKNGPAGDQDGSNKKVPPATQLMRVKQPGSQSAVRREKRFSTSSFPLSANRELQKLPELADVAPAEQEKLFIQKLRQCCVLFDFLSDPLSDLKWKEVKRAALSEMVEYITHNRNVITEPIYPEVVHMFAVNMFRTLPPSSNPTGAEFDPEEDEPTLEAAWPHLQLVYEFFLRFLESPDFQPNIAKKYIDQKFVMQLLELFDSEDPRERDFLKTTLHRIYGKFLGLRAYIRKQINNIFYRFIYETEHHNGIAELLEILGSIINGFALPLKEEHKIFLLKVLLPLHKVKSLSVYHPQLAYCVVQFLEKDSTLTEPVVMALLKYWPKTHSPKEVMFLNELEEILDVIEPSEFVKVQEPLFRQLAKCVSSPHFQVAERALYYWNNEYIMSLISDNAAKILPIMFPALYRNSKTHWNKTIHGLIYNALKLFMEMNQKLFDDCTQQYRAEKNKEKAKSKEREEAWLKIENLAKSNPQFSIYVHSSDLNSPVAMETDVPLIEDVQRLKKTVEEGATQLQHEQRKERPMMRRKSELPQDIYTTKALESHRRAEDMLTTHDGL, from the exons atggtgtttgaatggtcagTCGTGGAAGCCTCATTATTAGTGTATACGAGCAGACGTGTTTTAACCAGGAGCCTGCTGACAGTGTGTGGCCACACTTTCACTGCTGACACTGGGGATTCCCATGTCAGTATGCCTCACaagagcaaaaaagaaaag GACTCCTCCAAATCTGGAAGATCCAAGAAATCTGGGAGTAAAAATGGGCCTGCAGGTGACCAGGAC GGCTCCAATAAGAAAGTGCCTCCTGCAACTCAGCTGATGAGAGTAAAGCAGCCAGGGTCACAATCGGCCGTCAGGAGGGAGAAGAGGTTCAGCACTTCTTCTTTCCCCCTCAGTGCTAACAGAGAACTACAGAAGCTACCCGAGCTAGCCG ATGTGGCCCCTGCGGAACAGGAGAAGCTCTTCATCCAGAAGCTGCGACAGTGCTGCGTTCTTTTTGACTTCCTGTCTGACCCACTGAGTGACCTGAAATGGAAGGAAGTGAAGCGGGCGGCTCTAAGCGAAATGGTGGAGTACATTACCCACAACAGGAACGTCATCACAGAGCCCATCTACCCGGAGGTGGTTCACATG TTTGCTGTGAATATGTTTCGAACGTTGCCTCCATCATCCAACCCAACTGGAGCAGAGTTTGATCCTGAAGAGGATGAGCCAACACTTGAAGCTGCATGGCCTCACCTCCAG CTCGTCTATGAATTTTTCCTTAGGTTTTTAGAATCGCCTGACTTCCAGCCAAACATAGCGAAGAAATACATCGACCAGAAGTTTGTTATGCAG CTCCTAGAACTATTCGACAGTGAGGAtcccagagagagagactttcTCAAGACCACCCTCCACAGGATCTATGGAAAGTTCCTGGGGCTGAGAGCATACATCAGAAAACAGatcaataacattttttatAG GTTTATCTATGAGACAGAGCACCATAACGGTATAGCTGAACTACTGGAAATACTTGGAAG CATAATCAATGGATTTGCCTTACCACTAAAAGAAGAGCACAAGATTTTCCTGTTGAAGGTTTTATTGCCTCTGCACAAAGTCAAATCACTCAGTGTCTACCATCCACAG CTGGCCTACTGCGTGGTGCAGTTTTTGGAGAAGGACAGCACTCTAACTGAGCCG GTGGTAATGGCTCTACTAAAGTACTGGCCAAAGACTCACAGCCCCAAGGAAGTGATGTTCCTCAATGAGCTGGAGGAGATCTTGGATGTTATTGAGCCCTCTGAGTTTGTTAAGGTGCAAGAGCCTCTCTTCAGACAGCTGGCCAAATGTGTTTCAAGCCCCCACTTCCAG GTGGCCGAGAGAGCTCTGTACTACTGGAACAACGAGTACATCATGAGCCTGATCAGCGACAACGCAGCAAAGATTCTGCCAATTATGTTCCCCGCTTTGTACCGCAACTCAAAAACCCACTGGAACAA GACCATCCACGGCCTCATCTACAACGCTCTGAAGCTTTTCATGGAGATGAATCAAAAGCTCTTTGATGATTGCACACAGCAGTACAGGGCTGAGAAAAACAA GGAAAAGGCAAAGTCAAAAGAACGCGAAGAGGCTTGGCTCAAGATTGAGAACCTCGCCAAATCAAATCCACAG TTCTCTATCTATGTTCATTCCTCTGACCTCAATAGTCCTGTAGCAATGGAGACGGATGTCCCTTTGATAGAAGATGTTCAGAGGTTAAAAAAGACAGTTGAGGAGGGCGCAACTCAG
- the ppp2r5ca gene encoding serine/threonine-protein phosphatase 2A 56 kDa regulatory subunit gamma isoform isoform X2, whose translation MVFEWSVVEASLLVYTSRRVLTRSLLTVCGHTFTADTGDSHVSMPHKSKKEKDSSKSGRSKKSGSKNGPAGDQDGSNKKVPPATQLMRVKQPGSQSAVRREKRFSTSSFPLSANRELQKLPELADVAPAEQEKLFIQKLRQCCVLFDFLSDPLSDLKWKEVKRAALSEMVEYITHNRNVITEPIYPEVVHMFAVNMFRTLPPSSNPTGAEFDPEEDEPTLEAAWPHLQLVYEFFLRFLESPDFQPNIAKKYIDQKFVMQLLELFDSEDPRERDFLKTTLHRIYGKFLGLRAYIRKQINNIFYRFIYETEHHNGIAELLEILGSIINGFALPLKEEHKIFLLKVLLPLHKVKSLSVYHPQLAYCVVQFLEKDSTLTEPVVMALLKYWPKTHSPKEVMFLNELEEILDVIEPSEFVKVQEPLFRQLAKCVSSPHFQVAERALYYWNNEYIMSLISDNAAKILPIMFPALYRNSKTHWNKTIHGLIYNALKLFMEMNQKLFDDCTQQYRAEKNKEKAKSKEREEAWLKIENLAKSNPQLQHEQRKERPMMRRKSELPQDIYTTKALESHRRAEDMLTTHDGL comes from the exons atggtgtttgaatggtcagTCGTGGAAGCCTCATTATTAGTGTATACGAGCAGACGTGTTTTAACCAGGAGCCTGCTGACAGTGTGTGGCCACACTTTCACTGCTGACACTGGGGATTCCCATGTCAGTATGCCTCACaagagcaaaaaagaaaag GACTCCTCCAAATCTGGAAGATCCAAGAAATCTGGGAGTAAAAATGGGCCTGCAGGTGACCAGGAC GGCTCCAATAAGAAAGTGCCTCCTGCAACTCAGCTGATGAGAGTAAAGCAGCCAGGGTCACAATCGGCCGTCAGGAGGGAGAAGAGGTTCAGCACTTCTTCTTTCCCCCTCAGTGCTAACAGAGAACTACAGAAGCTACCCGAGCTAGCCG ATGTGGCCCCTGCGGAACAGGAGAAGCTCTTCATCCAGAAGCTGCGACAGTGCTGCGTTCTTTTTGACTTCCTGTCTGACCCACTGAGTGACCTGAAATGGAAGGAAGTGAAGCGGGCGGCTCTAAGCGAAATGGTGGAGTACATTACCCACAACAGGAACGTCATCACAGAGCCCATCTACCCGGAGGTGGTTCACATG TTTGCTGTGAATATGTTTCGAACGTTGCCTCCATCATCCAACCCAACTGGAGCAGAGTTTGATCCTGAAGAGGATGAGCCAACACTTGAAGCTGCATGGCCTCACCTCCAG CTCGTCTATGAATTTTTCCTTAGGTTTTTAGAATCGCCTGACTTCCAGCCAAACATAGCGAAGAAATACATCGACCAGAAGTTTGTTATGCAG CTCCTAGAACTATTCGACAGTGAGGAtcccagagagagagactttcTCAAGACCACCCTCCACAGGATCTATGGAAAGTTCCTGGGGCTGAGAGCATACATCAGAAAACAGatcaataacattttttatAG GTTTATCTATGAGACAGAGCACCATAACGGTATAGCTGAACTACTGGAAATACTTGGAAG CATAATCAATGGATTTGCCTTACCACTAAAAGAAGAGCACAAGATTTTCCTGTTGAAGGTTTTATTGCCTCTGCACAAAGTCAAATCACTCAGTGTCTACCATCCACAG CTGGCCTACTGCGTGGTGCAGTTTTTGGAGAAGGACAGCACTCTAACTGAGCCG GTGGTAATGGCTCTACTAAAGTACTGGCCAAAGACTCACAGCCCCAAGGAAGTGATGTTCCTCAATGAGCTGGAGGAGATCTTGGATGTTATTGAGCCCTCTGAGTTTGTTAAGGTGCAAGAGCCTCTCTTCAGACAGCTGGCCAAATGTGTTTCAAGCCCCCACTTCCAG GTGGCCGAGAGAGCTCTGTACTACTGGAACAACGAGTACATCATGAGCCTGATCAGCGACAACGCAGCAAAGATTCTGCCAATTATGTTCCCCGCTTTGTACCGCAACTCAAAAACCCACTGGAACAA GACCATCCACGGCCTCATCTACAACGCTCTGAAGCTTTTCATGGAGATGAATCAAAAGCTCTTTGATGATTGCACACAGCAGTACAGGGCTGAGAAAAACAA GGAAAAGGCAAAGTCAAAAGAACGCGAAGAGGCTTGGCTCAAGATTGAGAACCTCGCCAAATCAAATCCACAG
- the ppp2r5ca gene encoding serine/threonine-protein phosphatase 2A 56 kDa regulatory subunit gamma isoform isoform X3, whose product MLTCNKSGDRMVVDAPNSNGPFQPVALVHFRDVAPAEQEKLFIQKLRQCCVLFDFLSDPLSDLKWKEVKRAALSEMVEYITHNRNVITEPIYPEVVHMFAVNMFRTLPPSSNPTGAEFDPEEDEPTLEAAWPHLQLVYEFFLRFLESPDFQPNIAKKYIDQKFVMQLLELFDSEDPRERDFLKTTLHRIYGKFLGLRAYIRKQINNIFYRFIYETEHHNGIAELLEILGSIINGFALPLKEEHKIFLLKVLLPLHKVKSLSVYHPQLAYCVVQFLEKDSTLTEPVVMALLKYWPKTHSPKEVMFLNELEEILDVIEPSEFVKVQEPLFRQLAKCVSSPHFQVAERALYYWNNEYIMSLISDNAAKILPIMFPALYRNSKTHWNKTIHGLIYNALKLFMEMNQKLFDDCTQQYRAEKNKEKAKSKEREEAWLKIENLAKSNPQFSIYVHSSDLNSPVAMETDVPLIEDVQRLKKTVEEGATQLQHEQRKERPMMRRKSELPQDIYTTKALESHRRAEDMLTTHDGL is encoded by the exons ATGTTGACATGCAATAAATCTGGAGACAGGATGGTTGTGGATGCACCCAATTCCAATGGGCCGTTTCAGCCGGTGGCTCTTGTGCACTTCAGAG ATGTGGCCCCTGCGGAACAGGAGAAGCTCTTCATCCAGAAGCTGCGACAGTGCTGCGTTCTTTTTGACTTCCTGTCTGACCCACTGAGTGACCTGAAATGGAAGGAAGTGAAGCGGGCGGCTCTAAGCGAAATGGTGGAGTACATTACCCACAACAGGAACGTCATCACAGAGCCCATCTACCCGGAGGTGGTTCACATG TTTGCTGTGAATATGTTTCGAACGTTGCCTCCATCATCCAACCCAACTGGAGCAGAGTTTGATCCTGAAGAGGATGAGCCAACACTTGAAGCTGCATGGCCTCACCTCCAG CTCGTCTATGAATTTTTCCTTAGGTTTTTAGAATCGCCTGACTTCCAGCCAAACATAGCGAAGAAATACATCGACCAGAAGTTTGTTATGCAG CTCCTAGAACTATTCGACAGTGAGGAtcccagagagagagactttcTCAAGACCACCCTCCACAGGATCTATGGAAAGTTCCTGGGGCTGAGAGCATACATCAGAAAACAGatcaataacattttttatAG GTTTATCTATGAGACAGAGCACCATAACGGTATAGCTGAACTACTGGAAATACTTGGAAG CATAATCAATGGATTTGCCTTACCACTAAAAGAAGAGCACAAGATTTTCCTGTTGAAGGTTTTATTGCCTCTGCACAAAGTCAAATCACTCAGTGTCTACCATCCACAG CTGGCCTACTGCGTGGTGCAGTTTTTGGAGAAGGACAGCACTCTAACTGAGCCG GTGGTAATGGCTCTACTAAAGTACTGGCCAAAGACTCACAGCCCCAAGGAAGTGATGTTCCTCAATGAGCTGGAGGAGATCTTGGATGTTATTGAGCCCTCTGAGTTTGTTAAGGTGCAAGAGCCTCTCTTCAGACAGCTGGCCAAATGTGTTTCAAGCCCCCACTTCCAG GTGGCCGAGAGAGCTCTGTACTACTGGAACAACGAGTACATCATGAGCCTGATCAGCGACAACGCAGCAAAGATTCTGCCAATTATGTTCCCCGCTTTGTACCGCAACTCAAAAACCCACTGGAACAA GACCATCCACGGCCTCATCTACAACGCTCTGAAGCTTTTCATGGAGATGAATCAAAAGCTCTTTGATGATTGCACACAGCAGTACAGGGCTGAGAAAAACAA GGAAAAGGCAAAGTCAAAAGAACGCGAAGAGGCTTGGCTCAAGATTGAGAACCTCGCCAAATCAAATCCACAG TTCTCTATCTATGTTCATTCCTCTGACCTCAATAGTCCTGTAGCAATGGAGACGGATGTCCCTTTGATAGAAGATGTTCAGAGGTTAAAAAAGACAGTTGAGGAGGGCGCAACTCAG
- the ppp2r5ca gene encoding serine/threonine-protein phosphatase 2A 56 kDa regulatory subunit gamma isoform isoform X4 — MLTCNKSGDRMVVDAPNSNGPFQPVALVHFRDVAPAEQEKLFIQKLRQCCVLFDFLSDPLSDLKWKEVKRAALSEMVEYITHNRNVITEPIYPEVVHMFAVNMFRTLPPSSNPTGAEFDPEEDEPTLEAAWPHLQLVYEFFLRFLESPDFQPNIAKKYIDQKFVMQLLELFDSEDPRERDFLKTTLHRIYGKFLGLRAYIRKQINNIFYRFIYETEHHNGIAELLEILGSIINGFALPLKEEHKIFLLKVLLPLHKVKSLSVYHPQLAYCVVQFLEKDSTLTEPVVMALLKYWPKTHSPKEVMFLNELEEILDVIEPSEFVKVQEPLFRQLAKCVSSPHFQVAERALYYWNNEYIMSLISDNAAKILPIMFPALYRNSKTHWNKTIHGLIYNALKLFMEMNQKLFDDCTQQYRAEKNKEKAKSKEREEAWLKIENLAKSNPQLQHEQRKERPMMRRKSELPQDIYTTKALESHRRAEDMLTTHDGL, encoded by the exons ATGTTGACATGCAATAAATCTGGAGACAGGATGGTTGTGGATGCACCCAATTCCAATGGGCCGTTTCAGCCGGTGGCTCTTGTGCACTTCAGAG ATGTGGCCCCTGCGGAACAGGAGAAGCTCTTCATCCAGAAGCTGCGACAGTGCTGCGTTCTTTTTGACTTCCTGTCTGACCCACTGAGTGACCTGAAATGGAAGGAAGTGAAGCGGGCGGCTCTAAGCGAAATGGTGGAGTACATTACCCACAACAGGAACGTCATCACAGAGCCCATCTACCCGGAGGTGGTTCACATG TTTGCTGTGAATATGTTTCGAACGTTGCCTCCATCATCCAACCCAACTGGAGCAGAGTTTGATCCTGAAGAGGATGAGCCAACACTTGAAGCTGCATGGCCTCACCTCCAG CTCGTCTATGAATTTTTCCTTAGGTTTTTAGAATCGCCTGACTTCCAGCCAAACATAGCGAAGAAATACATCGACCAGAAGTTTGTTATGCAG CTCCTAGAACTATTCGACAGTGAGGAtcccagagagagagactttcTCAAGACCACCCTCCACAGGATCTATGGAAAGTTCCTGGGGCTGAGAGCATACATCAGAAAACAGatcaataacattttttatAG GTTTATCTATGAGACAGAGCACCATAACGGTATAGCTGAACTACTGGAAATACTTGGAAG CATAATCAATGGATTTGCCTTACCACTAAAAGAAGAGCACAAGATTTTCCTGTTGAAGGTTTTATTGCCTCTGCACAAAGTCAAATCACTCAGTGTCTACCATCCACAG CTGGCCTACTGCGTGGTGCAGTTTTTGGAGAAGGACAGCACTCTAACTGAGCCG GTGGTAATGGCTCTACTAAAGTACTGGCCAAAGACTCACAGCCCCAAGGAAGTGATGTTCCTCAATGAGCTGGAGGAGATCTTGGATGTTATTGAGCCCTCTGAGTTTGTTAAGGTGCAAGAGCCTCTCTTCAGACAGCTGGCCAAATGTGTTTCAAGCCCCCACTTCCAG GTGGCCGAGAGAGCTCTGTACTACTGGAACAACGAGTACATCATGAGCCTGATCAGCGACAACGCAGCAAAGATTCTGCCAATTATGTTCCCCGCTTTGTACCGCAACTCAAAAACCCACTGGAACAA GACCATCCACGGCCTCATCTACAACGCTCTGAAGCTTTTCATGGAGATGAATCAAAAGCTCTTTGATGATTGCACACAGCAGTACAGGGCTGAGAAAAACAA GGAAAAGGCAAAGTCAAAAGAACGCGAAGAGGCTTGGCTCAAGATTGAGAACCTCGCCAAATCAAATCCACAG